One Curtobacterium sp. MCLR17_032 genomic window carries:
- a CDS encoding trypsin-like peptidase domain-containing protein, whose product MSDTTPNGHGDDDRRDETTGPDESNGTQYGHRDADDTDVVGTTPAAEGEHTVASDHPTEQYTTPYPTFGSGSSADADATETAQYGQYGQYSQQGQSGQQSQYGQDAQYGQDAQSGQGQYGQTSQYDQTSQYGQGQYGQQGQYGQAAQYGQQSQYGQDAQYGQQGQYGQGQYGQQGQYGQHAQYGQGQYGQGSQYGEQSQYGQDRPRYGEYSGAAAPTPSADQAPSSTSSFGDAADQQRANGHYFSGAPATTGTATRERSGRNKLILPAVAIALVGGLIGGGVVWAADSATGGNVTSSGGGTSQSGGNLTVNDYDSATVVTAVAAKATPSVVTINVSASSEAGTGSGVILNKDGYIVTNTHVVTLDGDSSSGTISVTTSNGRVYKGKLIGTDPTVDLAVIKIDAPDLTPMSFADSSKLNVGDTAVAIGAPLGLSNTVTDGIVSTLNRSIQVTSSDPNAGGDSNEGQGNNGNGPFDFWGNGDNGSSPSAGTTVSLPVIQTDASINPGNSGGALLDDKGRLIGINVAIASAGSSSSSSSQSGSIGVGFSIPSNLVKRVASEIVDNGKATHGLLGASVGDATEDANASQVGALIKSVVSGGAAANAGLQKGDVVTKLGDATIADATDLTAQVRFFAGGATTQVTYVRNGETRTADVKLGTYDSSK is encoded by the coding sequence CACGGCGACGACGACCGTCGCGACGAGACCACCGGTCCGGACGAGTCGAACGGCACCCAGTACGGGCACCGTGACGCCGACGACACGGACGTGGTGGGGACGACTCCGGCAGCGGAGGGCGAGCACACCGTCGCCTCCGACCACCCCACCGAGCAGTACACGACCCCGTACCCGACGTTCGGCTCCGGGTCCTCCGCCGACGCCGACGCGACCGAGACCGCTCAGTACGGCCAGTACGGCCAGTACTCGCAGCAGGGGCAGTCCGGCCAGCAGAGCCAGTACGGGCAGGACGCGCAGTACGGCCAGGACGCGCAGTCCGGCCAGGGGCAGTACGGGCAGACGTCCCAGTACGACCAGACCTCGCAGTACGGGCAGGGCCAGTACGGGCAGCAGGGCCAGTACGGTCAGGCAGCGCAGTACGGCCAGCAGAGCCAGTACGGGCAGGACGCGCAGTACGGGCAGCAGGGCCAGTACGGCCAGGGTCAGTACGGGCAGCAGGGCCAGTACGGCCAGCACGCCCAGTACGGCCAGGGGCAGTACGGCCAGGGAAGCCAGTACGGCGAGCAGAGCCAGTACGGCCAGGACCGCCCCCGCTACGGCGAGTACTCCGGCGCCGCGGCCCCGACGCCGTCCGCCGACCAGGCACCGTCGTCGACGAGCTCGTTCGGTGACGCCGCCGACCAGCAGCGCGCGAACGGCCACTACTTCTCCGGCGCCCCGGCCACGACCGGCACCGCCACCCGCGAGCGCTCCGGCCGCAACAAGCTCATCCTGCCGGCCGTGGCGATCGCGCTGGTCGGCGGCCTCATCGGTGGTGGTGTCGTCTGGGCAGCTGACTCGGCGACCGGCGGCAACGTCACCTCGAGCGGCGGCGGCACCTCGCAGAGCGGCGGCAACCTGACCGTCAACGACTACGACTCCGCCACGGTCGTCACCGCGGTCGCCGCGAAGGCCACCCCCTCGGTCGTCACGATCAACGTCTCGGCGAGCAGCGAAGCCGGCACCGGTTCCGGCGTCATCCTGAACAAGGACGGCTACATCGTCACGAACACCCACGTGGTGACGCTCGACGGTGACAGCTCGAGCGGCACCATCTCGGTGACGACCTCGAACGGCCGTGTCTACAAGGGCAAGCTCATCGGCACCGACCCGACGGTGGACCTCGCGGTCATCAAGATCGACGCGCCGGACCTCACCCCGATGTCCTTCGCCGATTCGTCGAAGCTCAACGTCGGCGACACCGCCGTGGCGATCGGTGCTCCGCTGGGCCTGTCGAACACGGTCACCGACGGCATCGTCTCGACCCTGAACCGCAGCATCCAGGTCACCTCGAGCGACCCGAACGCGGGCGGCGACTCCAATGAGGGTCAGGGCAACAACGGCAACGGTCCGTTCGACTTCTGGGGCAACGGCGACAACGGCAGCAGCCCGTCGGCGGGCACCACGGTGTCCCTGCCGGTGATCCAGACCGACGCGTCGATCAACCCCGGCAACTCGGGTGGTGCGCTGCTCGACGACAAGGGCCGGCTCATCGGCATCAACGTCGCGATCGCCAGCGCCGGCAGCTCGAGCTCGTCGAGCTCCCAGTCGGGCAGCATCGGTGTCGGGTTCTCGATCCCGTCGAACCTGGTCAAGCGCGTCGCCTCCGAGATCGTCGACAACGGCAAGGCCACGCACGGTCTGCTCGGCGCGTCGGTCGGTGATGCGACCGAGGACGCCAACGCCTCGCAGGTCGGCGCGCTCATCAAGTCGGTCGTCTCCGGTGGCGCCGCCGCCAACGCCGGGCTGCAGAAGGGCGACGTCGTCACCAAGCTCGGTGACGCCACCATCGCGGACGCGACGGACCTCACCGCGCAGGTCCGCTTCTTCGCCGGTGGCGCGACGACGCAGGTCACCTACGTCCGCAACGGGGAGACCCGGACCGCCGACGTCAAGCTGGGGACCTACGACAGCTCGAAGTGA
- a CDS encoding glycosyltransferase family 2 protein, translating into MQHDGQALPGVSYVMPVLNEVTEVRAAVGSLLEQDYAGPFEVILALGPSIDGTNELVAEMSAADPRIRAVDNPVGSTPAGLNVAIRASEHPIVVRVDAHSVLPPDYTRIAVRTLQESGADNVGGIMRAEGRTPFEQAVALAYGSRVGLGGTPHHVGGQAGPAETAYLGVFRRERLFAVGLFDEGIKRGQDWELNRRLRTTGGTVWFTPELVVTYRPRPSLKRLVRQFVATGLWRGELARRFPAGNGLRYFVPPLMVLAVALGLVAGLVGVVGAVLGSPLAWAMTGFAVPAVYLLFVVVGALAVSRRSVPATRAWLLVVLPCIHVGWGVGFIIGFLTRTSDLTTHTGR; encoded by the coding sequence ATGCAGCACGACGGACAGGCCCTGCCAGGTGTCTCCTACGTCATGCCCGTCCTCAACGAGGTGACCGAGGTCCGCGCCGCGGTGGGCAGTCTGCTCGAGCAGGACTACGCCGGGCCGTTCGAGGTCATCCTGGCCCTCGGCCCGTCGATCGACGGCACGAACGAACTCGTCGCCGAGATGAGCGCCGCCGACCCACGCATCCGTGCGGTCGACAACCCGGTCGGCTCGACGCCCGCCGGTCTCAACGTCGCGATCCGGGCCTCCGAGCACCCGATCGTCGTCCGTGTCGACGCACACAGCGTCCTGCCGCCCGACTACACGCGCATCGCCGTCCGGACCCTGCAGGAGTCGGGCGCCGACAACGTCGGTGGCATCATGCGCGCCGAGGGCCGGACGCCGTTCGAGCAGGCCGTGGCCCTGGCCTACGGCAGTCGCGTCGGCCTGGGCGGGACCCCGCACCACGTCGGTGGCCAGGCGGGCCCGGCCGAGACCGCGTACCTCGGGGTGTTCCGACGCGAGCGCCTGTTCGCGGTCGGGCTCTTCGACGAGGGCATCAAACGCGGCCAGGACTGGGAGCTCAACCGACGCCTCCGCACCACGGGCGGCACGGTCTGGTTCACGCCGGAACTCGTCGTCACCTACCGGCCGCGGCCGAGCCTGAAGCGTCTGGTCCGGCAGTTCGTCGCCACCGGCCTCTGGCGCGGTGAACTGGCACGCCGGTTCCCGGCCGGCAACGGCCTGCGCTACTTCGTCCCGCCGCTGATGGTCCTGGCCGTCGCCCTCGGGCTCGTCGCCGGACTCGTCGGTGTCGTCGGGGCGGTCCTCGGCTCGCCGCTCGCGTGGGCGATGACCGGGTTCGCGGTGCCGGCGGTCTACCTGCTCTTCGTCGTCGTCGGTGCCCTCGCGGTGTCGCGGCGATCGGTGCCGGCGACGCGGGCGTGGCTGCTCGTCGTCCTGCCGTGCATCCACGTCGGCTGGGGTGTCGGCTTCATCATCGGGTTCCTGACACGGACCTCCGATCTGACCACGCACACGGGACGGTGA
- a CDS encoding CDP-alcohol phosphatidyltransferase family protein, whose protein sequence is MADDDLGNGGGPDPRDGRGFTRPTSIAELRAVAQPDEVRARANAEHWTASLYLRDISPYLTSLLLRTRVSANQVTGLMILVGWSTAAALLIPGIWGALLALVLGQLQMLVDCSDGEVARWRGTRSPAGIFLDKVGHYTTEGLIPIALGVRAATWPIHGADWMWTTIGCALGLVIVLNKALNDMVHVARAHGGMAKLADRRDGVTAPSGARLATLRRIARFLPFHRLYHSVELTIITFVVALLALVIGHPLADRILVGALLPLAVLATAGHFLAIMSSKRVRA, encoded by the coding sequence ATGGCCGATGACGACCTCGGGAACGGCGGCGGACCGGACCCCCGGGACGGCCGCGGGTTCACCCGACCGACCTCGATCGCCGAACTGCGGGCGGTGGCCCAGCCGGACGAGGTCCGGGCGCGCGCCAACGCCGAGCACTGGACGGCCTCGCTCTACCTGCGGGACATCTCGCCGTACCTGACGTCGCTGCTGCTGCGCACCCGGGTCAGCGCGAACCAGGTCACCGGCCTGATGATCCTGGTCGGCTGGTCCACCGCGGCCGCCCTCCTGATCCCGGGCATCTGGGGCGCCTTGCTCGCGCTCGTGCTCGGGCAGCTGCAGATGCTCGTCGACTGCTCCGACGGTGAGGTCGCCCGGTGGCGCGGCACCCGCTCGCCGGCCGGCATCTTCCTCGACAAGGTCGGGCACTACACGACCGAGGGACTCATCCCGATCGCGCTCGGCGTCCGGGCGGCGACCTGGCCGATCCACGGGGCCGACTGGATGTGGACGACGATCGGCTGCGCCCTCGGCCTGGTGATCGTGCTCAACAAGGCGCTCAACGACATGGTGCACGTCGCCCGTGCGCACGGTGGCATGGCGAAGCTCGCCGACCGGCGCGACGGCGTCACCGCCCCGTCCGGTGCGCGGCTCGCGACGCTCCGACGCATCGCCCGCTTCCTGCCCTTCCACCGGCTGTACCACTCGGTCGAACTGACGATCATCACGTTCGTCGTCGCCCTGCTCGCGCTCGTCATCGGGCACCCGCTGGCGGACCGGATCCTGGTCGGGGCGCTCCTGCCGCTCGCCGTGCTGGCGACGGCCGGGCACTTCCTGGCGATCATGTCGTCGAAGCGGGTCCGCGCGTGA
- a CDS encoding glycosyltransferase: MTPGTRRRGAVPHRERPRVAVVSLSQGTRPDDLRRGLESVLAQQDVDLDVVCVGNGWQPVGLPDGVRALALPENLGIPAGRNAGAAEVDGDYVFFLDDDASVPSPTFLRDAIALFEHDPSLGLVQPRVVDPSGSANPRRWVPRIRKGDPEQSSPVFSVWEGAVVLPMDVWRAVGGWGAEYFYAHEGIELAWRVWDAGRRTWYAGELVANHPAIDPARHREYVRLNARNRVWLARRNLPAVLRPLYVGSWAAIQVLRWWRSPRRLATWFGGIAEGWRTDCGPVRVMGWLTIGRMTLAGRPPVV, encoded by the coding sequence GTGACGCCCGGCACCCGCCGTCGTGGCGCGGTCCCGCACCGTGAGCGACCGCGCGTCGCCGTCGTCAGCCTGTCGCAGGGCACCCGACCCGACGACCTACGCCGTGGCCTCGAGAGCGTGCTCGCCCAGCAGGACGTCGACCTCGACGTGGTCTGCGTCGGCAACGGGTGGCAGCCGGTCGGCCTGCCCGACGGCGTCCGGGCGCTCGCGCTGCCGGAGAACCTCGGCATCCCCGCCGGCCGGAACGCCGGCGCCGCCGAGGTCGACGGCGACTACGTCTTCTTCCTCGACGACGACGCCTCGGTGCCGTCGCCGACGTTCCTCCGCGACGCGATCGCCCTGTTCGAGCACGACCCGTCGCTCGGCCTCGTGCAGCCCCGGGTGGTCGACCCCTCCGGTTCGGCCAACCCCCGCCGCTGGGTGCCCCGGATCCGCAAGGGCGACCCGGAGCAGAGCTCACCGGTGTTCTCCGTGTGGGAGGGCGCCGTCGTCCTGCCGATGGACGTCTGGCGCGCGGTCGGCGGCTGGGGAGCCGAGTACTTCTACGCCCACGAGGGCATCGAACTCGCCTGGCGGGTCTGGGACGCCGGACGTCGGACCTGGTACGCGGGGGAGCTCGTCGCGAACCACCCGGCGATCGACCCGGCACGCCACCGCGAGTACGTCCGCCTGAACGCCCGGAACCGGGTGTGGCTCGCGCGGCGCAACCTGCCCGCCGTCCTCCGGCCGCTCTACGTCGGCAGCTGGGCCGCGATCCAGGTGCTGCGCTGGTGGCGGTCGCCCCGGCGGCTCGCGACCTGGTTCGGCGGCATCGCCGAGGGGTGGCGCACCGACTGCGGACCGGTCCGCGTGATGGGCTGGCTCACGATCGGTCGGATGACGCTGGCGGGCCGCCCACCCGTCGTCTGA
- a CDS encoding CDP-glycerol glycerophosphotransferase family protein has protein sequence MALVKDARTAIRLAGRLWRSRQTRSQLARRLPSVPTPAPGTIEIAVYFADGPVNMYQIRQWYAPLAALAEHRGVAILSRSPGAMLALADESPVPVVYARQVVDLERFVTEQAPKVVLYVNQNARNFQMMRYGRMWHVFVNHGESDKMYMTTNQFKAYDTALIAGDAARDRLAEALWDYDLDGRTIAIGRPQADHFAGEPPYPADGRTVVLYAPTWEGDRAAAAYGSIASHGTTIAEQVLASPRHRLVYRPHPRSGVLDPAYKAAHQRIVAAVEAANAADPSAHHVYDDGPTLGWQLAGADVAITDISAMIYDRLAVGKPLIVTRPVSSEADVDERGYLGDANWLLAADAGDVVARVDRAVTDADELARLRHWVQRYFGDTTPGVATARFHHAIDRLVARWHEVARERSAD, from the coding sequence ATGGCCCTCGTCAAGGACGCCCGAACCGCGATCCGGCTCGCCGGCCGGCTGTGGCGGTCACGCCAGACGCGGTCGCAGCTGGCCCGCCGACTGCCGTCGGTCCCGACGCCCGCGCCGGGCACGATCGAGATCGCGGTCTACTTCGCCGACGGCCCCGTGAACATGTACCAGATCCGCCAGTGGTACGCCCCGCTCGCCGCCCTGGCCGAGCACCGCGGGGTGGCGATCCTGTCCCGCAGCCCCGGCGCGATGCTGGCGCTGGCGGACGAGTCGCCCGTCCCCGTCGTCTACGCCCGCCAGGTCGTCGACCTCGAGCGCTTCGTCACCGAGCAGGCGCCGAAGGTGGTGCTGTACGTCAACCAGAACGCCCGCAACTTCCAGATGATGCGGTACGGGCGGATGTGGCACGTCTTCGTCAACCACGGCGAGAGCGACAAGATGTACATGACGACGAACCAGTTCAAGGCCTACGACACCGCGCTGATCGCCGGGGACGCCGCCCGGGACCGGCTCGCCGAAGCGCTCTGGGACTACGACCTGGACGGCCGGACCATCGCGATCGGCCGACCGCAGGCGGACCACTTCGCCGGGGAGCCGCCGTACCCGGCCGACGGACGCACCGTCGTGCTGTACGCGCCGACCTGGGAGGGCGACCGCGCCGCGGCCGCCTACGGGTCGATCGCCAGCCACGGCACGACCATCGCCGAGCAGGTCCTGGCGTCGCCGCGACACCGGCTGGTCTACCGGCCGCACCCCCGCAGCGGGGTGCTCGACCCCGCCTACAAGGCGGCACACCAGCGGATCGTCGCCGCGGTCGAGGCCGCGAACGCCGCCGACCCGTCGGCGCACCACGTGTACGACGACGGGCCGACGCTGGGCTGGCAGCTCGCCGGGGCGGACGTCGCGATCACCGACATCAGCGCGATGATCTACGACCGTCTGGCCGTCGGCAAGCCGCTCATCGTCACCCGTCCGGTGTCATCCGAGGCGGACGTCGACGAGCGCGGCTACCTGGGGGACGCCAACTGGCTGCTGGCGGCGGACGCCGGCGACGTCGTGGCCCGGGTGGACCGGGCCGTGACGGACGCCGACGAACTGGCCCGACTGCGGCACTGGGTGCAGCGGTACTTCGGGGACACCACGCCGGGTGTCGCCACGGCTCGGTTCCACCACGCGATCGACCGGTTGGTCGCCCGCTGGCACGAGGTCGCCCGCGAACGCTCGGCCGACTGA
- a CDS encoding ABC transporter ATP-binding protein, whose product MATTEPVTTASTTTPVISVTDAGIRFKRNRRASRSFKDLFGRGQRRRKADEFWALRNVSFDVRPGEAIGVVGRNGQGKSTLLKLVAQVMLPDEGRVHVGAGVAPLIEITGGFVGDLTVRDNVFLTAGLHGMSRAEIRAAFDEIIAFAEIADFVDTPYKHLSSGMKVRIAFAVISRLDEPVILVDEVLAVGDKKFREKCYRRIDELLAGGRTLFFVSHSDKDLRRFCDRGLYLDGGRLLFDGPIDEALERYNADHGV is encoded by the coding sequence ATGGCCACGACCGAACCCGTGACGACGGCGAGCACGACCACACCGGTCATCTCCGTCACCGACGCCGGCATCCGGTTCAAGCGGAACCGCCGCGCCAGCCGGAGCTTCAAGGACCTCTTCGGTCGGGGTCAGCGTCGTCGGAAGGCGGACGAGTTCTGGGCACTCCGGAACGTGTCGTTCGACGTCCGTCCGGGCGAGGCGATCGGTGTCGTGGGCCGGAACGGCCAGGGCAAGTCGACGCTGCTCAAGCTCGTCGCCCAGGTGATGCTGCCCGACGAGGGCCGGGTCCACGTGGGTGCCGGCGTCGCTCCCCTGATCGAGATCACCGGTGGCTTCGTCGGCGACCTGACCGTGCGCGACAACGTCTTCCTGACCGCGGGGCTGCACGGCATGTCCCGGGCGGAGATCCGCGCGGCCTTCGACGAGATCATCGCGTTCGCCGAGATCGCGGACTTCGTCGACACCCCGTACAAGCACCTGTCGAGCGGCATGAAGGTCCGGATCGCCTTCGCGGTGATCTCCCGCCTGGACGAGCCGGTGATCCTCGTCGACGAGGTCCTGGCCGTCGGCGACAAGAAGTTCCGTGAGAAGTGCTACAGGCGGATCGACGAGCTGCTGGCGGGTGGTCGCACACTGTTCTTCGTCTCGCACAGTGACAAGGACCTGCGCCGGTTCTGCGACCGCGGGCTGTACCTCGACGGTGGACGACTGCTGTTCGACGGGCCGATCGACGAGGCCCTGGAGCGGTACAACGCCGACCACGGCGTTTGA
- a CDS encoding ABC transporter permease has protein sequence MTDAHPTAQPERTQPATTPPSAAAGLASAPPAARGSARRYRQALWLLTVRDLRVRYSTSALGYFWSILDPLVMSAIYWFVFTQVFHRGKVGEEPYIVFLLTALLPWMWFTGGVSDSTRAFIKEAKLIRSTTIPRSIWVARIDASKAIEFLLSIPVLAVFVIATGAHLHWQVVLWPLAIVLQAALVYGLGLIVAPLVVFFRDLERAVKLVLRFLFYASPIIYGTQALPKALHDIAAINPLSGIFGIYRSAFFPGQLDWKEVLASVVVTGIVLVVGVVVFRRSEHRVLKEL, from the coding sequence ATGACTGACGCGCACCCGACCGCGCAGCCTGAGCGCACGCAGCCGGCGACCACGCCACCGTCTGCGGCCGCAGGCCTCGCCTCGGCACCGCCGGCGGCCCGCGGCTCAGCACGTCGGTACCGCCAGGCGCTCTGGCTGCTGACGGTCCGCGACCTGCGCGTGCGGTACTCGACCTCGGCGCTCGGGTACTTCTGGTCGATCCTCGACCCGCTCGTCATGTCGGCGATCTACTGGTTCGTCTTCACACAGGTCTTCCACCGCGGCAAGGTCGGCGAAGAGCCGTACATCGTCTTCCTGCTGACGGCGCTGCTGCCCTGGATGTGGTTCACCGGCGGTGTCTCGGACTCGACCCGGGCCTTCATCAAGGAAGCCAAGCTGATCCGCTCGACGACCATCCCGCGCAGCATCTGGGTCGCCCGCATCGACGCGTCCAAGGCCATCGAGTTCCTGCTGAGCATCCCGGTGCTCGCGGTGTTCGTCATCGCCACCGGCGCGCACCTGCACTGGCAGGTGGTGCTCTGGCCGCTCGCCATCGTGCTGCAGGCCGCGCTCGTCTACGGCCTCGGGCTCATCGTCGCACCGCTCGTGGTGTTCTTCCGCGACCTCGAGCGCGCGGTGAAGCTCGTCCTGCGCTTCCTGTTCTACGCATCTCCGATCATCTACGGCACGCAGGCGCTGCCGAAGGCGCTGCACGACATCGCCGCGATCAACCCGCTGAGCGGGATCTTCGGCATCTACCGCTCGGCGTTCTTCCCCGGCCAGCTGGACTGGAAGGAAGTGCTCGCGTCGGTCGTCGTCACGGGCATCGTCCTCGTCGTCGGTGTCGTCGTGTTCCGCCGCAGCGAGCACCGCGTCCTCAAGGAGCTGTGA
- a CDS encoding phosphocholine cytidylyltransferase family protein, which yields MTTQIVILAAGMGSRLGRSLPKPLTELSDGRTIMQQQFDNIRAAFGSSARVTIVVGYKSEYIVEAFPEANFVYNESYDSTNTSKSLLRALKATGKSGVLWMNGDVVFDPMALVRAADMIDEGRSFVSVNTEKVSDEEVKYTVDAEGFIAKLSKKVVGGLGEAVGINHVSAADKQALIRQLGRVDDQEYFEGGIEAAIAEDGLRWTPIDISDLYAVEIDFAEDLQRANDLFA from the coding sequence ATGACCACGCAGATCGTCATCCTCGCAGCGGGGATGGGCAGCCGCCTCGGGCGCAGCCTGCCGAAGCCGCTCACCGAGCTCAGCGACGGCCGCACCATCATGCAGCAGCAGTTCGACAACATCCGCGCCGCCTTCGGGTCCAGCGCGCGGGTCACGATCGTCGTCGGCTACAAGTCGGAGTACATCGTCGAGGCGTTCCCCGAGGCGAACTTCGTCTACAACGAGTCCTACGACTCCACGAACACCTCGAAGAGCCTGCTCCGTGCGCTCAAGGCGACCGGCAAGAGCGGTGTCCTCTGGATGAACGGCGACGTGGTCTTCGACCCGATGGCCCTCGTCCGCGCCGCCGACATGATCGACGAGGGTCGGTCGTTCGTCAGCGTGAACACCGAGAAGGTCTCCGACGAAGAGGTCAAGTACACCGTCGACGCCGAGGGCTTCATCGCGAAGCTCTCGAAGAAGGTCGTCGGGGGTCTGGGCGAGGCCGTGGGCATCAACCACGTCTCGGCAGCCGACAAGCAGGCACTGATCCGACAGCTCGGCCGGGTCGACGACCAGGAGTACTTCGAGGGCGGCATCGAGGCTGCCATCGCCGAGGACGGACTACGCTGGACGCCGATCGACATCTCCGACCTGTACGCGGTCGAGATCGACTTCGCCGAGGACCTGCAGCGCGCGAACGACCTGTTCGCCTGA
- a CDS encoding ATP-binding cassette domain-containing protein, whose product MSAGTTGNDDVYSTSDAAWTVDADDDGTTVAQGTGDDDHDDTGDTGAYGAAAGDDMTDDRTGSETEAGADTRPAGSPTQASAATQAGTATPPRPGKKRDKRSGRATRPQGAASRPGDGRDDADGQEARSGSGTPAASTTKRPTGRPNVPQQPVVLRADGLVKRYGQTLAVDDVDLEIRKGSIFGVVGPNGAGKTTTLSVLTGLLRPDAGTVTVLDHDVWADPTAAKRAMGVLPDRLRLFDRLTGAQMLFYSATLRGLDGKTARSRSTDLAEAFGLGDALGRPVADYSMGMAKKIALAATLIHSPRVLVLDEPFESVDPVSATTITDILRRYTAGGGTVVLSSHSMELVQRTCDSVAIIVGGKVLAAGTMAQVRGRRSLEDKFVELAGGRPVAESMEWLHSFSG is encoded by the coding sequence GTGTCGGCAGGAACAACGGGAAACGACGACGTCTACAGCACGTCGGACGCTGCGTGGACCGTCGACGCGGACGACGACGGCACGACCGTCGCCCAGGGGACGGGCGACGACGACCACGACGACACGGGGGACACGGGTGCGTACGGCGCAGCCGCGGGTGACGACATGACGGACGACAGGACCGGCTCGGAGACCGAGGCAGGGGCGGACACCCGCCCCGCCGGGTCACCGACGCAGGCGAGCGCAGCCACACAGGCCGGGACGGCCACGCCGCCGCGTCCGGGGAAGAAGCGGGACAAGCGTTCCGGGCGGGCGACGCGGCCGCAGGGCGCGGCGTCGCGTCCGGGTGACGGCCGGGACGACGCGGACGGCCAGGAGGCCCGGAGCGGCTCCGGCACGCCGGCCGCGTCCACGACGAAGCGGCCCACCGGCCGCCCCAACGTGCCGCAGCAGCCCGTCGTGCTCCGTGCCGACGGCCTGGTCAAGCGCTACGGCCAGACCCTGGCGGTGGACGACGTCGACCTGGAGATTCGGAAGGGCTCCATCTTCGGCGTCGTCGGTCCGAACGGCGCCGGCAAGACGACGACGCTCTCGGTCCTCACCGGCCTCCTGCGTCCGGACGCCGGCACCGTCACCGTGCTCGACCACGACGTCTGGGCCGACCCGACCGCCGCGAAGCGGGCGATGGGTGTGCTGCCGGACCGGCTCCGCCTGTTCGACCGGCTGACCGGCGCGCAGATGCTCTTCTACTCGGCCACGCTCCGCGGGCTGGACGGCAAGACCGCCCGGAGTCGCAGCACGGACCTGGCCGAGGCGTTCGGCCTCGGTGACGCGCTCGGACGTCCGGTCGCCGACTACTCGATGGGCATGGCGAAGAAGATCGCCCTGGCCGCCACCCTCATCCACTCGCCGCGCGTGCTCGTGCTCGACGAACCGTTCGAGTCCGTCGACCCGGTCAGCGCGACGACCATCACCGACATCCTGCGGCGCTACACCGCGGGTGGCGGCACCGTCGTGCTCTCCAGCCACTCGATGGAACTCGTCCAGCGCACGTGCGACTCGGTGGCGATCATCGTCGGCGGCAAGGTCCTGGCCGCCGGCACCATGGCGCAGGTCCGCGGCCGTCGCTCCCTGGAGGACAAGTTCGTCGAACTCGCCGGCGGACGCCCCGTCGCAGAGAGCATGGAATGGTTGCACAGCTTCTCCGGCTGA